DNA from Nitrospira sp.:
TCTCCCATGCCTTCCATCTTGCCCCCGTAAGCACCACGCATTTGCCAATCGGCCATGCCGATCCGGCCCATCATGGCCTGCATGCTCGACGCCGAGGCCAACTTGCTCTCCGCGTCCAACAAGAAATTGGCCGAGGTGACGATGCGATCTCCTTCTGTGAGGCCTTCGAGCACTTCCACGCCATCCTGATTCCGACGCCCCAGTTTGACCGAAGCCGGCTCATAACGGCCTTGCCCTCGATCCATGAACACGAGCTGACGGAGCCCGGTTTCCAACACGGCTTCCTTCGGCACGACCAAGGTGTGAATCGCATCCGTTTGTAAGATTACGTTGCCGTACATGCCGGGCTTCAGCTTCAGCCCAGGATTCGGCAATTCCAGCCGCACTCGCACCGTACGCGTTTCCGTATTCAACGATGGGTAAATGTATGCAACCTTGCCGAAAAAGGTTTCTCCTGGATAGGCGGCGAACGTGACCGAGACCGATTGACTGAGCTTCACCGCCGCTACCTCGGACTCGTAGATCTCGGCAGAGATCCAGACCGTGGAGAGATCCGCCACCTCATACAAGGTCGTGCCTGGCTCCACATAGGTCCCAGGCAAGGCTTCTCGCTTCAGGACGATCCCGGAAGAAGGGGCATAGACCGTGAGCACCGGCGCGGCGATTCCTCGACGCTCCAGAGCTGCGAGTTGTGCTTCGGTCAGATCCCATAGTCGCAGACGTTCCCGCGCACCGGCCACGAGGGCAGCCGCGTTGGCCTTTACTTCCGTGAGTGGACTGGCGGTCAGTTGGCGCTGTGTTTTCAGCGCGAGGAGATACTCGTCCTGTGTGGCCAAGAGGTCCGGCGAATAGAGGGTGAAGAGCGGTTCGCCTCGACGCACGGGGCGACCGATCGAATCGACAAAAACCTCTCGCACCCACCCGGAGGTTTTCACCGTGACCTGAGT
Protein-coding regions in this window:
- a CDS encoding putative Co/Zn/Cd efflux system membrane fusion protein yields the protein MNQQLHKHSLVLGALGIGVIAGIAVGFFAAHRMMGNMAGMTAEKGGGSQFTQPAGEMRDMTQMDMKESPMQGMPGAPSGAVVVPAVMRQLIGVRSAPVTYASLGQEIRAVGTVGYDERGLTQVTVKTSGWVREVFVDSIGRPVRRGEPLFTLYSPDLLATQDEYLLALKTQRQLTASPLTEVKANAAALVAGARERLRLWDLTEAQLAALERRGIAAPVLTVYAPSSGIVLKREALPGTYVEPGTTLYEVADLSTVWISAEIYESEVAAVKLSQSVSVTFAAYPGETFFGKVAYIYPSLNTETRTVRVRLELPNPGLKLKPGMYGNVILQTDAIHTLVVPKEAVLETGLRQLVFMDRGQGRYEPASVKLGRRNQDGVEVLEGLTEGDRIVTSANFLLDAESKLASASSMQAMMGRIGMADWQMRGAYGGKMEGMGEERVPVRPGRESEKGGMGDMKGMGMEGMKGMEGMKGPSVTETRQAAGFSLTLNTIPEKPKAGEVLLRLKVTDQVGKPVTNAQVTFVYTMPMPGMTDSKATARHTKGGLYEGTAMFGMGGTWVVTVNVTVPGRPPIAEQFQFSVAGGGM